TTTTTTTACCGATTTACTGGATTCAAATCTTTGATTTCCACCCTGAAGTCATTTGGATTCCCTTGTTTTTTTTGTTTGATTACTTTTGGAAACAAAAATCACCTTACTGGATCGTTTTCTTCATTCTAAGTTTGTTTGCCAAAGAAGAATGTGCTTTAGTTTGGATTGTTTTTTCCTTGCTTGAATGGAAATCACAAAAAAAAGAAAGCCTTTGGATCGGGACTGTATCCTTTCTTTATTTTCTCTTCTGTATTTTTTTACTCAGCGAGTTGAGAAGTCCTACCCCAAATAACCAAATCCCTGCACATTGGGAACGATATCAAAGTCCTATTGCAGCTTTACAAAATCTATATTTGTTTCCCTATCTCTTTTTATTTCTAAACTTACCTTTTTTATTTATCCAATTTAAGAATAAACGAATACTATGTTTAGTTCCCTATCTCTTATATTCGCTTTTATCTTCCTACGAAGTGAACAAAACTCCATTCACTCATCATAGTTTTATTGCTATTCCCATCATCATAATTAGCTTCCTAGAAGTTATGGATCAATTTCCAAAAAAATACAAACTTTTGTTTGGTGAAATTATCTTACTCGTATCAACAACTCTATTCTTTTGGTTTGGTCCTTTTTCAAAATCCTTCTCTTACAAAAAAGAATATATGAATCCCGGTATTTCTACAAAAGATATAACTACCCTTCGTAGTTTGGTTCCTGGAAAATCAGTAGTTTCGAATTTACCGCAGTATCTTTCCAATCGAAGTGAAGTTCAGTTGTTTTTACCTAATAAAGAATATTCTGCGGACTACTTTGTTTTCTACCAATTTCAAAATCAATTACCGCCAGCAGCTCTTCCAAAGGAATATAAATGGGAAAGGGAAATAGAAAACCACATCCAAGTATATAGACGTGAGGAAAATTGATTGATCCATTTTTAAAATCGCTTACACTGAACACTGAAAAATGAGATATCTTACTTATTACTTACCGTTTCTTTTTTTATTTCACTGCGCAGTCGATTTACGCCAGGTACCTCCCCCTTCACCCAATGGAAATACAAACCGAACACAAACTAACCTTCCCTTAGTGATCGGAAAATTTGAAATTCTTTCTGCCGACCGTGGAGCCTATACAGATGCATGGCGTATGGCTTGGAAAGGCCACCTAACATCCGCCAGTTTGTTTTCGAATGTTGTCCTGGAACTTAATCCCAAAACAACATCCGATTTTTACACCATTGATATAGAAATGAAAACGCATTATAATGACAAATACAATTGGTGGTATACCTGGCCGGTTTTATGGCCATTCACAGGAATTTGGCCCATTCAATACAGAGAGGCAGAATATACTGTAGATTTTAAATATAAATTATTTAAAAACAAATCCCTTCTGAATGAAGGAACCGTTACAAAAAAAGGGGACACTCATGAATTCCTGTATGGACTCTACAAAGTCAGGAACTTCCATCGAATGATTGAAGAAACAAACTTAGAAGCTGTTAGAACATGTATTCAAAATTTATCCGAATCATTATAATCTTAAACTTATTTAGTTTTGGTGGATGTGTGAGTATTCCTTTTCAACCGGCAAACCATACAGAAGATTGTTTGGCCTACTACTATCAAACCAAACGTCAAGTCACGGAAGTATTTGATGAAAATACACTGACACTCGGTCTTGTTGTTACTCTTTCCATACTCCATTCAGCGTTGTCCCCGATTTTTCTTTTACCAATTCTCACTACTCCTTATATTCATTACAAAAATAAGGTCAAATCGGATGAAATTCTAAGCCAATGGAAAAAAGATAGATGTGGGATTAGAGAAACTAATTCCGTGGAAACCAAAAATC
Above is a window of Leptospira wolbachii serovar Codice str. CDC DNA encoding:
- a CDS encoding DUF2079 domain-containing protein, whose product is MKRIPHHLPSLLLWMLVFYFLSERSIFRYQHIGAGVDIGLFENLFYNLIHNAKAVTSIGIDGNLHHYFADHINWYIYPLSLLYGLFSFAETLLIFQAFVLSIPILILPLYKKDTLHQWIYPLLYGLFLPIYWIQIFDFHPEVIWIPLFFLFDYFWKQKSPYWIVFFILSLFAKEECALVWIVFSLLEWKSQKKESLWIGTVSFLYFLFCIFLLSELRSPTPNNQIPAHWERYQSPIAALQNLYLFPYLFLFLNLPFLFIQFKNKRILCLVPYLLYSLLSSYEVNKTPFTHHSFIAIPIIIISFLEVMDQFPKKYKLLFGEIILLVSTTLFFWFGPFSKSFSYKKEYMNPGISTKDITTLRSLVPGKSVVSNLPQYLSNRSEVQLFLPNKEYSADYFVFYQFQNQLPPAALPKEYKWEREIENHIQVYRREEN
- a CDS encoding LBF_2127 family putative lipoprotein, yielding MRYLTYYLPFLFLFHCAVDLRQVPPPSPNGNTNRTQTNLPLVIGKFEILSADRGAYTDAWRMAWKGHLTSASLFSNVVLELNPKTTSDFYTIDIEMKTHYNDKYNWWYTWPVLWPFTGIWPIQYREAEYTVDFKYKLFKNKSLLNEGTVTKKGDTHEFLYGLYKVRNFHRMIEETNLEAVRTCIQNLSESL